CGCCCTCGGTGCACCCGTTGGCATCCGCCGTCACCACTGCGCCCTCGAGGGCGAGCGCGTCGATGAGCTCCACGAGGCCCGCCACCTCCCCCGGCGCCCCTTCGACGCGTGCTTGCGCAAGCAGCAGGCGCTGCTCGGCGGCCCATGCGTGCACCAGGTACAGCGGGCCTCCTGCCGGCTGCAACGCGCCGCGCACCGCCTTGCCGTCGAAGGCCACCACCTGGCCCCGCAGGGACTCGGAGAGCTGCTGGATGAAGAGGCGAAACGCGCGCTCGAAGCCCTGCGGACACAGCGCCGCGAAGACGCGCCGGAAGGTGTCGGCGCACGGGGTGCCCTCGCCGAAGTCCGCCCCCAGCCACTCCTCGAAGAGGGCGCGCCTGTCCGCGACGAAGAGGGCCATGGCCTTGAAGCCGTCGGCCCCCATCAGCACACTGCACAGCGCCATCGCCAGCACGTGCTGCAGGGCGTACTTGCGCGTGCGTGCACTGCGCGGGTCTCGCAGGCCCGCGAAGTGGCGGAGGATGAGGCGGACGACAAGCTGGCCGGTTGCTTCTTTTCCCATCCCCGGCCAACAGCTAACCGCCTGTTATTGCCTCCCTCAAGATGCGTTTGCCCTGCCCTCTGGGAGAGGGTGAGGGAAAAGGCCTTCTCGCCGTAGGCCCACGTGTCTCCGAGCCCGCTCAGTCGTCGTAGTCCTGTGCATGAGGTACGGTTTCAGCCTGTTGATGGCCTCCTCCCAGCTGGTCGCGCGTGGCACGCCCGCATGCCGCAGCAGTTTCTCCAGCCGACCTCTCAGCCCCTCCCAGGAGAATGAGCGCATCACGAGCGTGTGCGTGATGAAGCGCCCCTCGTCATCGGGAAGTGCCGAAGGAGCCGAACAGACGGTGAGCCGAATACCTCTGTGCCCTCGTGTCCCCGCTCGCCCAGAGCGACCTGCACGAAGAGTCTGTAGTTCTCGGGATCGCTCGGCCTGTCCTCTGGCGGAGGACTCGAGTCCGGGCTCCAGAGGCTTCGAATCTCCAGCTCCATGGGCTGCCATCATGCGCCTCTCGGCGGTCTTTCCGGCGCCACATTTGGACTCTGTCCGTGGCTGGCCTTGCCCCGATTCGGTCGACAGGGTGGTTACGGCTCTTCGGTCAGCCACACCTGCGTGCCGACAGGCACTTCGTGCTTCGTGAGGCCGAGCAACTGCAACTCGTGGCCGCGCACCTTGTCCGGCTGCCTCGGCACGGAGAAGACGTAGCTGGCAATGGCCTGGGCGGCGAGGCGCTGCCCATCTGGGCGCTGCAGTTCGACGACGATGCGTTGCGGTGCTGTCTGCGTACGCAGCTGTACTTCCGGCAGGATGGTGACGCCACCTGGACGCACGTCGAAGGCGCCCTCCACAGTTATCAGGAGCCGGCCGGGCTTCGTGGCGCCGCTCGCGCTGCCGCCTTGACCAATGTGGCCTTCGCCTCGAACGCGGGCGGGCTGACGTAGCCCAGGCGCCGAGAACGCCTCCAAGCTGAGGTCGATTCGCAGGGCCGCGAGCTGTTCGAGCAGGTCGGAGCCGAACACGTCACCGGCGCTGCCGGCGCAGGTCAGCGTCACGTAGTACTCGACCTTGCCACCTGCTCGCCTCACCGCTGCGAAGAAGCGCTGGTGCTTCTCGAGCCGGCGCACGTCTCGGGAGAGCAACTGTGTCGGCGGCATTCCGGGAGGGTGGGGCCTCGGAAAGCAGCAGTACGTCTTCGCATACACGCCCGAGAGCGGGGTGCCCTTGGGCGTTCGCCGCTGCTCCCCGACCGACTGGGAGAACTCGGGCTTCAGACGAAGACGCGCCACGACGTCGCTCGCACTCATTCGCGGGTGCCAGACGCGAAGGCTGACGCTGTAGGCCGGTGGATACACACCTTGCGCTGTAGCCCGCGTGGGGCGTGCCCACAAGGTAGCCCCACACCATGCTCCGCGCTGCTGCTCACGGATGGGTCCGCTACGGCAGCCCCGCCACCCAGCGCACGATGTCGCTGGTGGAGAGCACGCCGCGCAGCGCGCCCGAGCGCGAAACGACCGGGAGCCGGTGTACGCCAGCCTCCGCCATGCGGCGTGCGGCCTCGGAGAGGGGTGTCGCGGTGGAGATGGCGAGCACGTGCGGCGTCATCAGGTCGTCCACGGTGGTGCCGTTCAGTTCGTGCTGGCCGTAGGGCAGGGGGCTGATGGTCTCGGTGTCCACGCAGTTCTGAGCGCGCACCAGGTCGGTCTTGGAGACCATGCCCACCAGGTGGCCGGCCTCGTCCACCACGGGCAGCCCGGAGATGTGGTGCTCGAGCATCAGCGCAGCGAGCGTCTCCGCGGAGGTGTCCGGCCGCACGCTCACCACGTTGCGCGTCATCACCTCGTCCACGGTGCACAGGGCAGGGGCGGGCAGCAGGTCCTCCTCGCTCGCGGTGACGTCGGTGAAGGGGAAGGGCAGGACGTTCATGGGGCTCTCCAGGTGAGTGACTGCGTGTCACTCCCGTACAAGGCATGAAGCGTGCCGGAGCCCTCTCCCCGGAGCGTAGGAAGCCCGGCGAAAAGCCTGCGTCTCCAGCGGCTTTGCGCGCACGCGCTGCGGGCTGCGGGCGAGGTTCCAGGGGCACCGTGCTGGCAGGGCCTTTGCTCCTGAAGAGTCCGCATGCACTCCCGCATGCCCGAGTGGAGACCCTGGTCATGCATCAGATGCCGGAGAGCCTGTACGACAACGCCGTCCTCAACATGAGCCCCGTGGTGGCCGCCTACATGGTGGGCCTGCTCGCGCTGTTGCTCACGTACATGCAGGGCTAGCTGCGCGCCGGAGAAGCCCGTCGAAGTTCGGCAAGCAGCGCCAGTTCGTCAGCGGGGTCCCGCGCTGGCAGCTCGCGGGGCTCTGGTAAGTATCCGTGTGTGGAGCTCCGCGACTACAACGGGACAGGGCGATGGTCGCGCGACAGCATCATCGCCCGCTACCGGCAGTACTGCCGGGACCTCGGAGTGCCCGAGCAGACGGACATCACACCGCCGGAGCAATCGGAAGGCGACGTCCGATGGGTCTATCCGATGATGCACGAGGTGATCCGAGGCATCGAGGCCGGTGACCGCGCCTGCATCGCCCTGGGCCTCGACTTCATCGAGGAGGACCAGCACTTCCCCTTCGGAAGAACGATCAAGTCCGACGTGGCACGCGCCCTGCGGCGCGCAGAGCTGGACGAGGGCCAGAAGGAGCGCGCGCGGAGACGCATCGTCTCCATGCTCATCCAGGGCAAGGTCCCTCACGAGTACAAGCAGTACGCGAAGCTGCTCCGGCGCGTCGGCGTGGGAGAGCACTGGCCCGAGGTGGAAGCCCGGGTCTCGCGTGAGAACCCCTACGTGATGCGCTGGTTCAGGTACTTCCGCCAGGCCTTCGGCAGGTAGCTCAGCTCGCCTCGCCGTCCGGACTGGCGATGACGACGACGTAGCCGTCCAGGTCCTCGAGCCACATCTCCCGGTGCTGGGGCGCCGGGTTGACGTGCGGCTCCTCGATTACCCGCGCGCCCAGGCGCCTCGCGCGCTCCACCGCCGCATCGAAGTCGTCGACCTCGAACCACAGGAGCACGCCGTGGCCGTGCGGCGCGCGATCCGCACCCACCAGGTTCGGATGGTCCTCGGCATCCCAGCGATGCAGCTGGAGCACGAGGCTCTCTCCACTCCAGAGCCGGTCGTAGAAGAGCCGGTGCGGGTGGTCCGCGTCACCGCCGTGCACCTGCAGCAGCGTCTGGTACCACGCGCTGCTGGCCTTCACGTCCTTTACCGCGATGAGCGGCTGCGGCCGTACCGTGGGTCGACTGGAGGAGAGCATGGAGAGCTCGAGCCTAGCACCCGGACGGAGCTGCGATTCCAGGCCCCCAGCCCGCGGCGCTCCTCAGACCAGGCGGTGGCCGCCGTCCACCGAGAGCACCTCTCCGGTAGTGAACCCGTTGCTCAGCAGGAAGAGCGCCGCGTGGCCCAGGTCGGCCGTCGTCCCGATGCGGCGTGCGGGCAGGCGCTGGGCCTGCTGGGCGAAGCGCTCGTCGCGCGCTGCGGGTGTGGCGAGGCGGTCCCACAACGGCGTCTCCACCCAGCCGGGGGAGAGCGCATTGACGCGCACCGGTGCAAGCTCGAGCGCCAGCGCACGGGTCAGGGAGTGGAGCGCGCCGTTGGCCGCGGCCACCACCGCGCCGCTCGGCCCGGGCCGGTCGGAGGCCACCCCGGTGACGAAGAGCAGGGAGCCACCGGCCTGCAGCCGTGCATGCTTGGCCACCCGCAGCGCGACGCCCAGCTTCGAGTCGAGCACGCGCTGCGCCGCCGCCAGGTCGAGCTGGTGCACCCCTTGCGCCTCCACGTGCACCGTCGTGGTGACCACGTGGTCCACGGGCCCCGCCGTCTCGAAGAGGCGGCGCACCGCCTCCTCGTGCGTCGCGTCCGCGGCGAAGGTGGCCACCCGGGCCGGTGCGTCCAGGTCCCGTGCGGCCGAGGCGAGCCGCTCCTCCGAGCGTCCGCAGAGTGTGACGCGAGCTCCCGCGCCGAGGGCTGCCCGGGCGATGCCCAGGCCGATGCCGGAGGAGCCACCGATGACGACGACGTGACGAGCGTTCAAGTTCATGGGGGAGGAGATACGCCTCGCGGCGCCTCCCGGCGACGGGACGAAATGAGATGCACCATCCCATTGATGCAATGATGCCGCTCTCCGCAGGGCGTGCGGACGTGGCAGCCTCGCGGCCATGACCGGACTTCCCCCGTCGGAGGACCTGCAGCTGTTCGTCGCTGTCGCGCGCCACCTGAGCTTCGTGGAGGCGTCGCGCCGCACCGGCGTGCCCACGAGCTCGGTGAGCCGGCGCGTGGTGCGCCTGGAGGAGGCGCTCGGCGTCCGGCTGCTGCAGCGCACCTCGCGCCAGGTGGCGCTGACGCAGGAGGGCGCGCGGCTGCTCGAGCGCGCCGCGCCCCTGGTGGATGGCCTCGCCGTGGCGCTGCAGTCGACGGCCGAGCGCGAGGCAGAGCCGGCCGGACGCCTGCGTGTGACGGCGCCGGTGATGACGGGCGCACGCCGCGTGGCGCCTGCCCTCTTCGCCTTCGTCGCGCGCCATCCGCGCGTCACGCTGGAGCTCGACCTGAGCAACGCCGTCGTCCCCCTGGTGGAGGCGGGCGTCGACCTCGCCTTCCGCGCGGGGCCCGTGCGGGACGCGGAGCTCGTCGCGCGTCACCTCTGGTCGGTCCCCTTCACGCTCGCTGCGGCCCCCGCCCTCGTGCGCGAGGCGCTCGGAGGCCGCACGCGCGTGTCGCGCGACGTCCTCGGCACACTGCCCGCCGTCTTCAGCCGGCCAGGTGGCTGGAGGTTGCGCCGCCGCGACGGCTCGCTGGACGTGGTGCGGCCGCGCGAGCGGGTCACGGTCAACGACCCGCGCGTCGCGCTCGACGCGGCCCTGCGCGGGCTCGGGGTGGTATGCGCCCCACTCGAGGACGTGGAGGCGCAGGGCGGTGCGCTCCAGCAGCTGACGGTCCCGGGCCGCAGCGTGGAGTCGCGCGAGCTGTACGCCGTCTATCCCTCGCGGCGCCTGCTCCCTGCGCGCGTGCGCCTCGCGCTCGAGTGGGTGCGCACGCAGGCCTGAGCTTCCAGAGCGCGCGGCGCTACCGCTGTTCGAGCGCGTACTCGAACGACTCCAGCCGCGCGCGCCAGTAGAGCTGCAGGCCCTCGGGCAGCTCCCAGCCGACCTCGGCCCCGCGCGGCACCTGCATCCCGTCGACGCGCTCGTAGCTCCAGAAGCGTCCCTTCCAGGGCGTGAGCACGGGCCTGCCATCCACGTCGCGGTAGCGCAGCGCGGAGACCTCGACGATCTCCCCCTGCGCGCCGAAGCGGAAGTCCGCCGATGCGGAGACGCCCGAGTCCTGCACCGTCACGCGCGCCGTGTGCGCATCGAGGGCTGACCAGGTGAGCCCCTCGCGCGGGAGCAGGGCGGTGGGAAGCCACACGGTCTCGGCGAGCCAGCGCTGCAGCGAGGCCTCCGCCATCTCGCGCGTGCCGTGCTGATCCACCACGGGCACCAGCGCCTCTACCTTGCCCAGCATCCGTCCCTCGCCGCGCAGGTAGCTGTCGCGCACGCGCACCGTGAGCAGTGGATTCATCCGGATGGAGGCGTCCCACACGAAGCCCGGCGTGCCCCCGGAGAAGTGCTGCTCGGCGCGCATGGGGCTCCAGGTGCCGGGGCGCAGGAGGAACTCGCCCCGCTGCACCTCGTGCGCGCCGCGGATGGGCGCCTGACCTGCGGGCAGCGCGAAGGCGAAGTAGCGGGCCACGGGCGCGGGGAGCTCCGCGGAAACGGTACGCCCCGCGGGCTCGAGGCGCTCCAGCTGGACGACCGCCCACGCCGTGTCCCGCCGCCAGCGCGCGTGCGCGAGTGCCACGGCGCCCACTGCACCGCCCACCACCAGCAGCCCGATACCCGACCACGGCCTCATGGTGCGACCTCCTCCACGTCCTGCGCGGCCCTGCGCCGCGCGAGTCTCCGCTCAGCCAGCCTCCGCGCGCGGAGGCGCACTCCGCAGCCGAGGCACCACCAGCGCGGCCCACAGCGCGAGCGCGCCGAGGAAGCACGCGGCCGCGCCCGCGAGCCACCCGCGGAAGTGCGCCGGGTCCAGCGACACGAGCCCGCGCAGCAGGAGCGCACTCAAGCTCAGCGCGCCGCAGCCCGCCACGTGCCACGGGCTCGCGCGCAGCAGGCCTCCATAGCCGCCGTGCGCGAGCACCACGTGCGTGCTGATGGACAGGGTGATCAGCGCGAGCCCTCCGATGAACACCACGTGCTCGCCCGCCACCCGGTGCGCGGGGAACAGCGCCACGAGCGCGTAGCCCACGGGAAGGAGCCACGCGCTGAGCCACACGAAGCGCCGGTGCAGGCCGCGCTCGGTGGGCGCGCGCCACAGGCCCATGGGGCCCACGAGCAGGCCCGCGCACACCGCCGCGCGCAGCGCGTAGCCCAGCTGCGTGGAGCGCGCCGCTTCCAGCCAGAAGCTCGCGATGAAGAGCAGCGCCGCGCCCAGGTGCAGCAGGCCCGTGACGCCGAGCAGGTGGTCTCCGGGATTCGCCGGCGGCCGCGCGTAGAGCAGCACGGGCAGCAGCAGCGTGCCCACGCCCAGCACCAGCCCGGTGAGCATGCCTTGCGTGAGCAGCCCCTGGCCCATCAGGTGCCCCATCGGCAGCAGCTCGGCGGGCGCCGCGGTGAGCAGCGAGCCCACGAGCCCCATCACCAGCGACACCGGCAGCCACGCGAAGCCGCCGGGCACCTGCTTCTGCGGCCGCAGCGCGCGCGCCCCCACGAAGCCCACCAGCATGAGCAACAGCAGCACCCACAGCGCCTGGCTCAGCGCGAGCTGTCCCATCCACGCGGCCCCCGTGAGGGCGACGGGCAGCAGCAGCGCGAGCCCCATCTGCCAGGCCGCGGGCGCGCGCGTGGCGGTGCGCCTCGGCACGAAGGTGAAGAGGAAGCCCAGCACGTAGGAGGCGAGGAAGCCCTGCACCAGCGCGAGCGCGTGGAAGACGGGGTCGTAGCGCAGGCTCGCGCCCAGCCCGAAGAGCAGCCAGGGGAGCACGCCCGCCACCCCCAGCAGCGCGCCGAGAGGGAAGAGGAGGCGGTAGGGCTCGCGCCGCCAGGTGGGGGCGGAGAGGAAGGTGGTCGTCATGGGGTGGACCAGATGCATGGGCTGCGCCCGCTTCCCTCACCCCGTCCCTCTCCCAGGGGGAGAGGGGACAGCTGCGCCCGTTTTGCGCTTCTAGAACCGGCGCCGCGCAAAGGTTGCGCGCCCGGGGGCGCCGCTGCCCCGCGTGAAGGCTGGCACGGGGATTGGAATCACCCGGCCTCATGAGCCTCACCTCCTTCGAAGTGCCCACGCCGTCCGAAGCGCTGATGCGCCGCTACGCGGTCGCGGGGCCCCGCTACACCAGCTATCCCACCGCGCCCGAGTGGCACGACTCCTTCGGGGCGGAGGCCTTCGGTGAGCGCCTGGACGCGGCGGCGCACATGGGCGAGGACGCGCCGCTCTCGCTCTACGTGCACCTGCCCTTCTGCAAGAGCCTGTGCTGGTACTGCGGCTGCAACGTGGTCATCTCGAAGGAGCAGGGCGCGGCGGACCGCTACCTGGACCACCTGGAGCTCGAGCTCGCGATGGTGGCCGAGCGCCTGGGCGCGCGCCGCAGCCTCTCGCAGATCCACTGGGGCGGCGGCACGCCCACCTTCCTCTCCGAGGCGCAGATCGAGCGGCTGTGGGCGGCCATCACCCGCCACTTCCGCCCGCAGGCGGACGCCGAGGTGGCCATCGAGATCCACCCCGCGCTCACCACCCGCTCGCAGCTCGCGCTGCTGCGCCGGCTCGGCTTCAACCGCCTCTCCATGGGGCTGCAGGACTTCGACCCGCTGGTGCAGGAGGCGACGAACCGCCTGCAGACCCCCGAGCAGACGCGCTCGCTGCTCGACTACGGGCGCAGCCTCGGCTTCGGCGGCGTGAACTTCGACCTCATCTACGGCCTGCCGCACCAGAACCCGGAGCGCTGGGCGCGCACGCTGGAGCTGGTGCGCGGCATGGCCCCGGACCGGCTCGCCGTCTACTCGTTCGCGTACATGCCGGACGTGCTCAAGCACCAGAAGCGCATGCCGGCGGAAGCCCTACCGGTGACGCGGGTGAAGCTGGACCTGTTCCGCTCCGCGTACCGCTCCTTCGTTGAGGCAGGCTACCGGCCCATCGGAATGGACCACTTCGCCCTGCCCACCGACGAGCTCGCGCGCGCGCAGGAGCGGCGCACGCTGGGGCGCAACTTCCAGGGCTACACGGTGAAGGCCGCGCCGGACGTGGTGGCGGTGGGCAGCACCGGCATCAGCGACGTGGGCGGCG
This window of the Aggregicoccus sp. 17bor-14 genome carries:
- a CDS encoding HPP family protein — its product is MNVLPFPFTDVTASEEDLLPAPALCTVDEVMTRNVVSVRPDTSAETLAALMLEHHISGLPVVDEAGHLVGMVSKTDLVRAQNCVDTETISPLPYGQHELNGTTVDDLMTPHVLAISTATPLSEAARRMAEAGVHRLPVVSRSGALRGVLSTSDIVRWVAGLP
- a CDS encoding VOC family protein, giving the protein MLSSSRPTVRPQPLIAVKDVKASSAWYQTLLQVHGGDADHPHRLFYDRLWSGESLVLQLHRWDAEDHPNLVGADRAPHGHGVLLWFEVDDFDAAVERARRLGARVIEEPHVNPAPQHREMWLEDLDGYVVVIASPDGEAS
- a CDS encoding SDR family oxidoreductase; translated protein: MNLNARHVVVIGGSSGIGLGIARAALGAGARVTLCGRSEERLASAARDLDAPARVATFAADATHEEAVRRLFETAGPVDHVVTTTVHVEAQGVHQLDLAAAQRVLDSKLGVALRVAKHARLQAGGSLLFVTGVASDRPGPSGAVVAAANGALHSLTRALALELAPVRVNALSPGWVETPLWDRLATPAARDERFAQQAQRLPARRIGTTADLGHAALFLLSNGFTTGEVLSVDGGHRLV
- a CDS encoding LysR family transcriptional regulator, with the protein product MTGLPPSEDLQLFVAVARHLSFVEASRRTGVPTSSVSRRVVRLEEALGVRLLQRTSRQVALTQEGARLLERAAPLVDGLAVALQSTAEREAEPAGRLRVTAPVMTGARRVAPALFAFVARHPRVTLELDLSNAVVPLVEAGVDLAFRAGPVRDAELVARHLWSVPFTLAAAPALVREALGGRTRVSRDVLGTLPAVFSRPGGWRLRRRDGSLDVVRPRERVTVNDPRVALDAALRGLGVVCAPLEDVEAQGGALQQLTVPGRSVESRELYAVYPSRRLLPARVRLALEWVRTQA
- a CDS encoding DUF6544 family protein; protein product: MRPWSGIGLLVVGGAVGAVALAHARWRRDTAWAVVQLERLEPAGRTVSAELPAPVARYFAFALPAGQAPIRGAHEVQRGEFLLRPGTWSPMRAEQHFSGGTPGFVWDASIRMNPLLTVRVRDSYLRGEGRMLGKVEALVPVVDQHGTREMAEASLQRWLAETVWLPTALLPREGLTWSALDAHTARVTVQDSGVSASADFRFGAQGEIVEVSALRYRDVDGRPVLTPWKGRFWSYERVDGMQVPRGAEVGWELPEGLQLYWRARLESFEYALEQR
- a CDS encoding NnrS family protein produces the protein MTTTFLSAPTWRREPYRLLFPLGALLGVAGVLPWLLFGLGASLRYDPVFHALALVQGFLASYVLGFLFTFVPRRTATRAPAAWQMGLALLLPVALTGAAWMGQLALSQALWVLLLLMLVGFVGARALRPQKQVPGGFAWLPVSLVMGLVGSLLTAAPAELLPMGHLMGQGLLTQGMLTGLVLGVGTLLLPVLLYARPPANPGDHLLGVTGLLHLGAALLFIASFWLEAARSTQLGYALRAAVCAGLLVGPMGLWRAPTERGLHRRFVWLSAWLLPVGYALVALFPAHRVAGEHVVFIGGLALITLSISTHVVLAHGGYGGLLRASPWHVAGCGALSLSALLLRGLVSLDPAHFRGWLAGAAACFLGALALWAALVVPRLRSAPPRAEAG
- the hemN gene encoding oxygen-independent coproporphyrinogen III oxidase → MSLTSFEVPTPSEALMRRYAVAGPRYTSYPTAPEWHDSFGAEAFGERLDAAAHMGEDAPLSLYVHLPFCKSLCWYCGCNVVISKEQGAADRYLDHLELELAMVAERLGARRSLSQIHWGGGTPTFLSEAQIERLWAAITRHFRPQADAEVAIEIHPALTTRSQLALLRRLGFNRLSMGLQDFDPLVQEATNRLQTPEQTRSLLDYGRSLGFGGVNFDLIYGLPHQNPERWARTLELVRGMAPDRLAVYSFAYMPDVLKHQKRMPAEALPVTRVKLDLFRSAYRSFVEAGYRPIGMDHFALPTDELARAQERRTLGRNFQGYTVKAAPDVVAVGSTGISDVGGAYAQNVRALPYYYERIAGGRFATERGLRLSADDQRRRALITQVMCNFWVDLGEDAPEYFAPELERLRAFEEDGLLVRDGTQLQLTALGRLFVRNVAMVFDSYLARAERPRFSQTV